AAGTTCCAGCGTTTTGTTAAGGTCTTCCAGCGAAGCTGCCCGCTCCATAAATACGCCGGAGGTAAGATAATCGGGATACGGTTTACTGATTATAACAGACGATTTTTTACGGTTAATTTTGATGATTCCATCCCTTTCAAGCATTTTAAGGGCACGCTGGGCAGGACAATACGAGGCGCCATACTGTTGTGCGATTTCCATGACAGACGGAAATGGAGTTTCGTCATCAAAAAACCCCATTTGTATCTGAGCAGCAAGAGCCCGGTAAATTGTCTGCTCCTGGCTTTTGATATTTGTCATTTCGTATATCCTTTCTAAAATCAGTTTGTGCCGGCCAGGGGGCTGACATAGATATCATATCACATATTTTTTTTCCGTTATAGATAAACTAACAATAATCTAACATAACATTTGATATTATCTTGACAGCAGCATGACAGAAAGAACATAAGGTATTTTTACCGGCTATGTAATAATTAATTGACAAACAGAGAGAAAGGTAATATATTACTTATAAAGGTAATGTATTACCTTCTTTGCGCGGAAAATTATACTGATATCACTTATATCATAAAATACACATGCAAAGATGTCCAACCCGCCTGGGCGCGCAGATTGTGTCTTGACACGATTTTTCTTCCGGGGATGAAAGGAGAGGAGCCGCTTATGAAATATACAGATGAAAACGCACAGAAGAACTCTGTTAATTTTGGGGATATGGAGCATACTTTTTTCCTGATTGGACTTTTAAATCAGTTTGTCAACAGATTTCAAGCTGCCGGAGACCGTTTCTTTAAGGATATCAGCTGGAAACAGAGCTTTGTTCTGATCTGTATCCGTCTCTTTGAAAGGCCGCCGACGCTGAAAGAGCTGTCGGAGCTGATAGGAAGCTCACACCAGAATGTCAAGCAGATGCTGCTTAAGCTGGAGAAGGCAGGCTATGTGGAGTTCATTCCGGATGAATCAGACAGAAGGAAGCAAAGGATAGTGCCCACTCAGAAAACACAGCTGTTTACCGAAGAATATGATGCACCAAGCTCGAATTTTATGGAACAGCTGTTTATGGATATCGATGAGGAAAACCTTGCGGTCACAGTAAAAACGATCATGGCGCTCGATGAGCGGCTGAAACGCATAGAGGTATGATAAAGGAGGAAACGAAATATGAAAAGACTAGTCGTGTATCAAAGCGGTACCGGGTTTACCAGACAGTATGCCGAGTGGATCGCTGATGCCTTACACTGTGATGCCGTGGATTTAAAGCAGACGACAGAAAAGACGGTGAGTGAGCAGGACCAGGTGATCTTCGGCGGCTGGATCATGGGCAATATGATTCGCGGTCTGGATAAAATGCGTAAGATGAATCCCGCACATCTGTATGTGTTTGCAGTGGGCTCAACTCCCGATAACATTGCGGATAAGGGTGTGATACAGGAGCTGAATCATCTTGAGGACCTCCCCTTTTTCTATATGCCGGGGGGATTCCGTTTTGAGCAGCTGAATTTTATGACGAGAAAAATGCTGAAAATGCTGAAAAAATCAGCTGCCAGAAAGGAAAATAAAAACGCTCAGGAACAGTATATGGCGAAGACGCTTGGAACATCGTTTGATCACTCGGATAAGAAATATGTGGAACCTCTGCTGGCACGCTGTCTGGCGGGGAACGCTCCTGTCTGAATCAGAATTACGATAGAGAATCTGTCCTGAGTATAATGAACATCAATCGCACCATGATATTTTTCGACAATCCGTCTGACATTGCCGGTGCCGATTCCATGTGATTCGGGATTTTTCTTATCCGTCCGAAGCCCGGCTTTCGTTTCCAGGATTTCATTCTCCTTAGCGTTCACAATCTCATAACTGAAGCAGCTGTTACTGCAGCGTGCTTTCACGGTAATAAAACGTTTGGAGACTTCCTGAATCTTCAGACATGCCTCGATTGCATTATCGAGTGTGTTGCCAAACAGGGAACACAGATCGATGTCATCGAGGGGCAGGGTCTTTGGCAGTTCAACCTGCAGATCACAGCGGATTCCGTGATCCCTGGCATACTGTTCCTTTGTGCTCAGCACAGCATTGACGATGCTGTTCGGGCAGAAATTTTTAGCGGTTGTGACAAACTTCTGATCCAGATTAGTCAGGTATTGGCAGGCTTTATCATAGTTTTCATTTTGAAGTAAGGTACCGACGACGTTCAGATGATTTTTCATGTCATGGCGCAGTCCCCTTATGGCACACTGGCTGGCTTCCATTTCCAGATAGTAGGCCTGCTGATACTGATAGGTCTCCAGCTGCATCTCGGTCCGCACTGTTTTTGCCATATGCGTGCACAGACAGCAGCAGCCCAGATTCGTGATCAGACTGGCAATGCATGCGGGATACGCGATGTAGGACGTCTCTGACGTGGAATTGTAAATTACGGTAATGATTCCGATAAAAGAAGCCAGCGAGACCAGATCGATCAGGAACCATAACTTTCTGGTCAGGTCGCAAACAGCACAGGGAATCCACTTTTTCATGTAATGCCAGATAGCGAACCAGACCGGAATTCTCAGCATCATGGTAAATGAATGGAGAATGGTCTGACCTGCGGTGGACATCTGCCTGTGAAAAACGTACATCCAGACCAGAGAACCTACGTCCTGCAGGATATAGGAGATGGAGACGATGATGGGAAACAGCAAAACGGCGACGGAACATTTCAGATACAGGCGGCCTTTGTGAAAAACAAGCAGAATAATGATCAGTGCGGCAAATGCGCCAAAAGTTCCGGTGGTCTCCCCGGGGTATATGATGGCATTGGAAAGATACGTAATCATAAAAATTTCTAAAAGCATCAGAAATCTGTTATCCCTGCGAAGAGGAATGAACTGCCTGACAATGAAAAAAAGCAGTGTTCCGTACGCCAGGGACAATATCCAGTTCACGGCGAATTCTATAGTGTTTGGCATGTCATATTCTCCTGATAAAGCATATATTTTGCAAAAGCAATGGAAAGATTCTGTCTGTACGTACGGCTGACAGGAAGGCTTTCTCCAGCTACAACCGCAGTGTTTCCATGGATTTCCTGGAGAAACTTCATATTGATCAGGTAACGATTATGTATACGGACGAAACTTACGCCGAGCTGCAGTTCCAGATCGTTTAGTTTCTGATAAAAGTCATAGCTCTTTCCCGGTGTGACGGCATGGATTACACGTCTGTCACTGACAAAATACTTTACAGAAGAAAGCAGAAGACGGATGCTTTTGCCGCGCTGTTCTATGATATAATATTTTTCAGGCGACAGCTCCAGAGATTCCAGCGCAGTATGCAGTACGGAAACGATTTTACTTTGTTCATAAGGCTTTATGATGTAATTCAGGGCGCGTACCTCATAGCCCTGAAACACGAAATCCGGGTGAGAGGTTACGAATATGATTTCTGACTGCTTATCATGTTTCCGAATTCTTCTGGCAGTTTCTACGCCATCCAGTTCTTTCATTTCCACGTCCAGAAATAAAACCTGAAAGTCCGCATGCGCAGAAGCGGCGAGCAGTTCTTCGCCGCAGCTGAATTCTGTGATGCGATAATCAATACCACACAGATCCAGTTCTGTACTAACAATTCTTTTCAGATCATTTCGAAATACTTTTTCATCATCACAGATTGCTAATTTCAACATATCGTGACCTCCGGTATTACTTAGAATTACAAACAGTATACCATAAGTTGCGGAACTTTACATAAAAGGTGTCAAATTTAACATGCAGCGCCCTCGATAAAAGTTGTATTTTTTCTTAAAATAAAGGTCAGAAAGAGACAAACCGGGAGGAGACCAAGATGTTAAAAGTAGAACACCTGTATAAGAGCTATCAGACGGGGAAAGAAAAGTATGAAGTATTGAAGGACGTATCATTTGAAGTAGAGGAAGGAGAATTTGTTGCAGTGATGGGGCCTTCCGGTTCGGGGAAGACCACGCTTTTAAACTGTATCTCGTGTTTTATTCCTTTTGACGGGGGGACGATCAGGCTTGGGGATGCCGAGCTGTCAAAACTGAATGAAAACGAAATCGCAAAGGTCAGAAATGACAAACTGGGGTTTGTATTCCAGGACTTTATGCTGCTGGACGGCCTGACGGTCTTTGAAAATGTATGCGTACCAAAATCCATCAGAAAAGAACCGTATGAAAAAATGGAGAAAAAGGCGGATAAACTCCTCGGGATGTTTGGAATCCGAGATATAGCAGGAAAATACCCGGCTGAAATATCGGGCGGACAAAAGCAGAGAACAGCAGTTGCCAGGGCATTGATGAATGACCCACTTCTGATACTGGCAGATGAACCTACCGGCAATCTGGACAGCCGTTCCAGTGAGGCGGTCATCCGGGCGTTTCTGGATGCACAGAAAAAGCTGAACGCAACCACATTCATGGTGACGCATGACAGTTTTTCTGCCAGCTACTGTGACCGCGTGATCGTGATGAAGGACGGAAGCATCTACAGGGAAATGCTGAATAAAGGTGACAGGCGGTCGTTTATGGAGGAGCTGCTTGGCGTATTAAGAGACCTGAATGGAGGTGAGTGAGATGACGCTTGGGACATTATGGAGCAGGCTCAGAAAGAAAAATAAAGGGGATTACCGGCAGTTTCAGTTCTGTATGACTTTTTCCATACTGCTGATTTCGTCGCTTATGATGATGATATGTTCTCCGCTGATCCAGAATTCTCTGCCTGCAGGGGGAGACAGCGGCAAGCAGGCATATCTTATCTGTGGTATCGCTGTTGTGGGATGCTTCATCTTTTCGGCGTATGCCGCCAGACTGTTTCTTCGCTATAAGAGCCGGGAGATCGGAATCTTTATCGCACTGGGAGCACGGCGAAAGGTGCTGGCAGAAGCGTTATCGCTGGAGCTGGGAAAGATGATCGGAATGTGTGCAGCTGCGGGTATTGCCCTGGGTGCTGTGATCGCCTTCATCGTCGGTAAAGGGATGGAACTTCTGACCGCACAGGTTCGAGATGCCGAATTTGGATTTACGCTGTCCGGCCTGGCGCTCTCTGCTCTGTATACGGTTCTTTTGTTTCTGCTGATCCAGTTTCTGGCACGGCGGGCGATGAGGCGAACGAATGTCATTGAGGTTATCAACGAGCAGCGGAAACAGGAGCCAATGAAAAAGTCCGTATCCAAAAAATACTTTACGAGCGGAGTCATCCTGACTGCAGCCGGACTCTTTGGGGCGGTGTTTTTGGAACAGATTGCAGTATATGTTTTCGGAACATGGCTGGGGGGATGGACCAATGCGTTTTATCTGCTCATTGTACTTGGAATTTACCGGATGCTGGTATATGCAGTATCCAGTCACCAGAAAGGAAAAAAACCACAGAAGTATTATGATAATCTGATCAGCTACGGAATGATAAAATTTCAGGGGGCATCTGTCGTAAAAAATATGCTGGTCATTACACTGCTCATTTTTGGGGCGCTATATGCGATATCTTATATCCCATCCAATCTGGGAACAGGGAGTGAACTGGAGGATGACTTTTCTTACCGCTATTTAAATGATGCGGATGAGATGACGGAATCTGAAGTAATACAGCTGGCAGAAGGCTACGGGGTATCCGTGGAGAATTACCGGGAGGGAGAATTTATCCGGGTCACAGGCAGCGGTACCCACCGAGATATGGGTGACGACAAAAAGCTGCTGGAAATTTATTATGACGAATATGCAGAGTATGACTGTACCAGTTCATCGGAGTACGAGAAGATGACGGGTATAAAGCTCGATATTCCGGAGGGCGGATACTATCAGATCGAGGGGAGAGGGGCATATGAAAATATCTGGTATCATTTTGGAGATATGGATAAGCTGTATGTCCAAAATGAGGAACAGTTTTTACCCATGAAGTATATGGGAAACGTTACGTACCACGCGCTGATCATCGGTTCGAACAACGGGATGGATCAGGGAAGCCGTTTTGTATTAAATGACGGAGATTTTGCCCGGCTAAAACGCGGGCTGCCCAGGGAAAAGCTGGAGACGCAGGTGCTGTTTAAAACGAGCGGAGAGGTGAAAAAAACAGCGGATTTCTCCAGGGAATTTTACAGATCCTTCGTGGACGGTATGTCCGGCGATATGAATGTCATGGCATACTATAATTCCATGGAGGAAAAGAGACGCGGAAGTGATTATACAGACATGATGGGCGATGCCGTGGTGGATCCCGATAATCCTCTGAAGGAAACAGACTGGCAGTATGATCCGCTTATGAGTCCTCTTATCAAACAGCAGACGATCATGGCGCTGGCGAACAGGATGCTTCTGTTTGGTTATGTATTCCTGATCTGCTTTGCAGCGGTGGGAATTATAGGCTATACGAGAAGCCAGAGCATGGGGATCACCAATGCGCAGGTATTCGAGGATATTAAACGGCTGGGAGCTGACAGGGATTACAGAATAAATCTGATGAAAGATCAGGTTCAGAAAGTATTTGTGCTTCCCACGGCAGTCGGCGTCATATTGCTGTTGATCTATGAGGCCATGACGCTCTATACGAATGACAAACAATTTTCTGCCGGGGACATAAACCTGATGTTTATCCTTGCGGGACTGGGGCTGACGGCGGCACTGTACCAGTACGTAATATACAGAGTTTCTGTTAAAAAAACAGGTACACTGCTTAAGTTAAGCTGATGAATCAATATGGACAGGAAAAAACAGATATGCAGCGTCTATTTTGAATGCGGTGAGGAATTTATCATCGTCCCTGCGGAAGTGGTTCGGCAGATTCTGACAGCAAACAGAAATGCTGAACGGATGATGATTGCTTATAAGGATATGTTTCCGGACGGATATGGGGATTACCTGATAAGAGTGCTGAACAGCAACCGGCACCTTCCACAGTTTACTTACGGATATATCCGGGAAGATCCTGTCAGTGAGAGAGGGATGATTCGGATTTTTATAAAACAGCTTCGGAGTCTGAAGGTGAATAAGTTTGATTGTTTTACAGAAATAAAATATATGCGGTTCCGCGAAAAACCGGATGTCGTAGTCCTGAGATATTCACCGGAGTTTCTGGTGCTGAAGCAGGATCCGGACAGGATCTTCTGCTATATCCCTCTTGTGATTTTAGAACAATGATACGTAAAGCTCCATGAATCGCAGAACCAAACGCGGCATCAAGTCTAAACCGTGGACTTTACACATATGGTTAAAAAACAGTATAGAATGGGGGCGTATCGGTGATAGAAGAAAACAGAACACTGCTGAGACGCATATATATTGTCGCGGTGGCGACCCTGATCAGCTTTTGGTGTGTGGTTGCGGCAGGCGGAATAAAAATACGGCAGCTTGCCGGAAAGCTGGAGGAAACGCAGGTACAGCTTGAGGGTGTGA
The Ruminococcus gauvreauii genome window above contains:
- a CDS encoding LytR/AlgR family response regulator transcription factor: MLKLAICDDEKVFRNDLKRIVSTELDLCGIDYRITEFSCGEELLAASAHADFQVLFLDVEMKELDGVETARRIRKHDKQSEIIFVTSHPDFVFQGYEVRALNYIIKPYEQSKIVSVLHTALESLELSPEKYYIIEQRGKSIRLLLSSVKYFVSDRRVIHAVTPGKSYDFYQKLNDLELQLGVSFVRIHNRYLINMKFLQEIHGNTAVVAGESLPVSRTYRQNLSIAFAKYMLYQENMTCQTL
- a CDS encoding flavodoxin domain-containing protein, whose product is MKRLVVYQSGTGFTRQYAEWIADALHCDAVDLKQTTEKTVSEQDQVIFGGWIMGNMIRGLDKMRKMNPAHLYVFAVGSTPDNIADKGVIQELNHLEDLPFFYMPGGFRFEQLNFMTRKMLKMLKKSAARKENKNAQEQYMAKTLGTSFDHSDKKYVEPLLARCLAGNAPV
- a CDS encoding MarR family winged helix-turn-helix transcriptional regulator produces the protein MKYTDENAQKNSVNFGDMEHTFFLIGLLNQFVNRFQAAGDRFFKDISWKQSFVLICIRLFERPPTLKELSELIGSSHQNVKQMLLKLEKAGYVEFIPDESDRRKQRIVPTQKTQLFTEEYDAPSSNFMEQLFMDIDEENLAVTVKTIMALDERLKRIEV
- a CDS encoding FtsX-like permease family protein; this translates as MEVSEMTLGTLWSRLRKKNKGDYRQFQFCMTFSILLISSLMMMICSPLIQNSLPAGGDSGKQAYLICGIAVVGCFIFSAYAARLFLRYKSREIGIFIALGARRKVLAEALSLELGKMIGMCAAAGIALGAVIAFIVGKGMELLTAQVRDAEFGFTLSGLALSALYTVLLFLLIQFLARRAMRRTNVIEVINEQRKQEPMKKSVSKKYFTSGVILTAAGLFGAVFLEQIAVYVFGTWLGGWTNAFYLLIVLGIYRMLVYAVSSHQKGKKPQKYYDNLISYGMIKFQGASVVKNMLVITLLIFGALYAISYIPSNLGTGSELEDDFSYRYLNDADEMTESEVIQLAEGYGVSVENYREGEFIRVTGSGTHRDMGDDKKLLEIYYDEYAEYDCTSSSEYEKMTGIKLDIPEGGYYQIEGRGAYENIWYHFGDMDKLYVQNEEQFLPMKYMGNVTYHALIIGSNNGMDQGSRFVLNDGDFARLKRGLPREKLETQVLFKTSGEVKKTADFSREFYRSFVDGMSGDMNVMAYYNSMEEKRRGSDYTDMMGDAVVDPDNPLKETDWQYDPLMSPLIKQQTIMALANRMLLFGYVFLICFAAVGIIGYTRSQSMGITNAQVFEDIKRLGADRDYRINLMKDQVQKVFVLPTAVGVILLLIYEAMTLYTNDKQFSAGDINLMFILAGLGLTAALYQYVIYRVSVKKTGTLLKLS
- a CDS encoding ABC transporter ATP-binding protein, with protein sequence MLKVEHLYKSYQTGKEKYEVLKDVSFEVEEGEFVAVMGPSGSGKTTLLNCISCFIPFDGGTIRLGDAELSKLNENEIAKVRNDKLGFVFQDFMLLDGLTVFENVCVPKSIRKEPYEKMEKKADKLLGMFGIRDIAGKYPAEISGGQKQRTAVARALMNDPLLILADEPTGNLDSRSSEAVIRAFLDAQKKLNATTFMVTHDSFSASYCDRVIVMKDGSIYREMLNKGDRRSFMEELLGVLRDLNGGE
- a CDS encoding sensor histidine kinase, whose product is MPNTIEFAVNWILSLAYGTLLFFIVRQFIPLRRDNRFLMLLEIFMITYLSNAIIYPGETTGTFGAFAALIIILLVFHKGRLYLKCSVAVLLFPIIVSISYILQDVGSLVWMYVFHRQMSTAGQTILHSFTMMLRIPVWFAIWHYMKKWIPCAVCDLTRKLWFLIDLVSLASFIGIITVIYNSTSETSYIAYPACIASLITNLGCCCLCTHMAKTVRTEMQLETYQYQQAYYLEMEASQCAIRGLRHDMKNHLNVVGTLLQNENYDKACQYLTNLDQKFVTTAKNFCPNSIVNAVLSTKEQYARDHGIRCDLQVELPKTLPLDDIDLCSLFGNTLDNAIEACLKIQEVSKRFITVKARCSNSCFSYEIVNAKENEILETKAGLRTDKKNPESHGIGTGNVRRIVEKYHGAIDVHYTQDRFSIVILIQTGAFPARQRASRGSTYFLSE